The following proteins come from a genomic window of Carassius auratus strain Wakin chromosome 18, ASM336829v1, whole genome shotgun sequence:
- the LOC113118731 gene encoding liprin-alpha-1-like isoform X6, translated as MMCEVMPTISEAEVSSNGGGLGPGSPVQTDSEGHFESLMVSMLEERDRLLDTLRETQENLCVTQSKLHEISHERDSLQRQLNSALPQEFAALTKEVNLCREQLLEREEEISELKAERNNTRLLLEHLECLVSRHERSLRMTVVKRQAQSPAGVSSEVEVLKALKSLFEHHKALDEKVRERLRVALERCSMLEEQLTAAHKELVILKEQNSQKKVIGGSAEVNHSSGAALNTNGKQRLSDVSLGAEEDCGKDVELQEALDRQSKELLHMKERVASLCSRVSELEEDLDTARKDLIKSEDINSRLQRDLRESLAQKDDMEERITTLEKRYLAAQREATSVHDLNDKLENQIANKDSLVCQLEDRSRVLQERLELAEQKLQQTMRKAETLPEVEAELAQRVVALTKAEERHGNVEERLRQMEAQLEEKHQELLRARQREKMNEEHNKRLSETVDKLLSESNERLQLHLKERMTALEDKNALIRDLEHTKKLIEEAHHEKEQLLIQIESMRSEQERGRSRSNSLLHHGCGTPDFRFPVSVSALDSHCGGALVLRRPQKTRVSALREQPSKVQTLDEQEWDRLQQASVLASVAHAFESDLDVSDVEDDRETVFSSMDLLSPAGQADAQTLALMLQEQLDAINNEIRMIQEEKDSTALRAEEIEGRVGSGDDLDSRFRSIASLQPSFHSSSPPGSGHSTPRRPSHSPSRELDRMGVMTLPSDLRKHRRKCAQDDKATIRCETSPPSTPSSRRLHKGALHTSSHEDIRDVRGAGLQGGAGSNPSSSNSSQDSLNKAAKKKSIKSSIGRLFTKKEKSRASPGGKECPGPALAATPDGGSAQDALTLGKLGGPAEKNRKLQKKHELLEEACRRGLPFAQWDGPTVVVWLELWVGMPAWYVAACRANVKSGAIMSALSDTEIQREIGISNPLHRLKLRLAIQEIMSLTSPSVPPTSRTCSGNVWLTHEEMESLATTPLTTLAYGDMNHEWIGNAWLPSLGLPQYRSYFMESLVDARMLDHLTKKDLRGQLKMVDSFHRNSFQCGVMCLRRLNYDRKELERRRDESQVEVKDVLVWTSERVVSWVQAIGLKEYAGNLLESGVHGALLALDESFDHNALALLLQIPTQCTQARAVLEHEYSRLLTAGTERRLEEDDDKNFRRTPSWRKKFRPKDVRSADTLPASFRVNTADALTKRPQLDGGVCVQRLDSAAVRTYSC; from the exons atgatgtgcGAGGTGATGCCCACCATCAGCGAGGCGGAGGTCAGCAGTAACGGAGGCGGTCTGGGCCCCGGCTCTCCCGTGCAGACGGACTCTGAGGGCCACTTTGAGTCTCTGATGGTGTCTATGCTGGAGGAGAGAGACCGACTGCTGGACACGCTCCGAGAGACGCAGGAGAACCTGTGTGTGACGCAGAGCAAACTGCACGAGATCAGCCACGAGAGAGACTCGCTGCAGAGACAGCTCAACAGTGCCCTGCCGCAG GAGTTTGCAGCTCTTACGAAGGAAGTGAATCTGTGTCGAGAGCAGCTGCTGGAGCGAGAGGAGGAGATCTCCGAGCTCAAAGCAGAGAGAAACAACACACGC TTGTTGCTGGAGCATCTGGAGTGTCTGGTGTCTCGTCACGAGCGTTCTCTGAGGATGACTGTAGTCAAGCGTCAGGCTCAGTCTCCCGCCGGCGTCTCCAGTGAGGTGGAGGTGCTCAAGGCACTCAAATCTCTCTTCGAGCACCACAAAGCCCTGGATGAGAAG GTGAGAGAGCGTCTGCGTGTGGCTCTGGAGAGATGCAGTATGCTGGAGGAGCAGCTCACCGCCGCTCATAAAGAG CTGGTGATTCTCAAGGAGCAAAACAGTCAGAAGAAGGTGATTGGTGGATCAGCAGAAGTGAATCACAGCTCTGGTGCAGCACTGAACACTAATGGCAAG CAGCGCTTGTCAGACGTGTCTCTGGGTGCAGAGGAGGATTGTGGGAAGGACGTGGAGCTGCAGGAGGCTCTGGACAGACAGAGTAAGGAGCTCCTGCACATGAAGGAGCGTGTGGCGTCTCTGTGCAGCCGCGTCTCTGAGCTGGAGGAGGATCTGGACACGGCCCGGAAAGACCTCATCAAGTCTGAGGACATCAACAGCCGTCTGCAGAGAGACTTACGAGAG tctctggcTCAGAAGGATGACATGGAGGAGAGGATCACCACGCTGGAGAAGCGCTACCTCGCGGCTCAGAGAGAAGCCACGTCTGTCCATGACCTCAACGACAAACTGGAGAACCAGATCGCCAACAAGGACTCGCTGGTCTGCCAG ctggagGACAGGAGTCGTGTGCTGCAGGAGCGTCTGGAGCTGGCGGAGCAGAAGCTGCAGCAGACGATGCGTAAGGCCGAGACGCTGCCGGAGGTGGAGGCAGAGCTGGCTCAGAGGGTCGTGGCCCTCACTAAG GCGGAGGAGCGGCACGGGAACGTGGAGGAGCGTCTCAGACAGATGGAGGCTCAGCTGGAGGAGAAGCACCAGGAGCTGCTGAGG GCTCGTCAGCGGGAGAAGATGAACGAAGAGCACAACAAGCGTCTGTCGGAGACCGTGGACAAACTGCTGTCTGAGTCCAACGAGAGACTGCAGCTTCACCTGAAGGAGCGCATGACGGCGCTGGAGGACAAG aaCGCTCTGATCCGGGATCTGGAGCACACCAAGAAGCTGATAGAAGAGGCTCATCATGAGAAG GAGCAGCTGCTCATCCAGATCGAGAGCATGAGGAGTGAACAGGAGCGCGGCCGCAGCAGGAGCAACTCTCTGCTGCATCATGG GTGTGGCACGCCGGACTTCAGGTTCCCGGTGTCTGTGTCAGCGCTGGACAGTCACTGCGGCGGAGCGCTGGTGCTCAGACGACCGCAGAAGACCCGAGTGTCTGCGCTGAGAGAACAGCCCTCGAAG GTGCAGACGCTGGACGAGCAGGAGTGGGACCGTCTGCAGCAGGCTAGTGTTCTGGCTAGCGTAGCTCATGCGTTCGAGAGTGATCTGGACGTGTCAGACGTGGAGGACGACAGAGAGACGGTCTTCAGCTCCATGGACCTGCTGTCTCCTGCTGGACAGGCAGACGCTCAGACGCTCGCCCTGATGCTGCAGGAGCAGCTGGACGCCATCAACAACGAGATCCG catgaTCCAGGAGGAGAAGGACAGCACCGCACTGAGAGCTGAGGAGATCGAGGGTCGTGTGGGCAGTGGAGATGATCTGGACAGCCGCTTCCGCTCCATCGCGTCCCTGCAGCCCTCCTTCCACAGCTCCTCTCCACCCGGATCCGGTCACTCCACGCCCCGCCGGCCCTCACACAGCCCCAGCAGAGAGCTGGACCGCATGGGGGTCATGACCCTG CCTAGTGATTTGCGGAAGCATCGTAGGAAG tgtgctCAAGATGATAAAGCCACCATCAGATGTGAGACGTCTCCTCCCTCCACACCGTCCTCCAGGAGACTCCATAAAGGAGCGCTGCACACCTCCAGCCACGAGGACATCCGAGACGTGCGGGG agcCGGGCTGCAGGGCGGAGCGGGCAGTAATCCCAGCAGCAGTAACAGCAGTCAGGACTCACTCAACAAAGCAGCCAAGAAGAAGAGCATCAAGTCCTCCATCGGTCGACTGTTCACAAAGAAGGAGAAGAGCAGAGCCAGTCCGGGGGGGAAAGAGTGTCCTGGGCCAG cgCTGGCAGCTACACCTGATGGAGGAAGTGCACAGGACGCCCTGACTCTGGGGAAACTGGGCGGCCCTGCAGAGAAGAACCGAAAGCTGCAGAAGAA ACACGAGCTGCTGGAGGAAGCGTGTCGCCGGGGTCTGCCCTTCGCTCAGTGGGACGGTCCCACGGTGGTGGTGTGGCTCGAG CTGTGGGTGGGGATGCCGGCGTGGTACGTAGCGGCGTGCCGTGCTAACGTGAAGAGCGGAGCCATCATGTCTGCTCTGTCCGACACCGAGATCCAGCGTGAGATCGGCATCAGCAACCCTCTTCACCGCCTCAAACTACGCCTCGCCATCCAGGAGATCATGTCCCTCACCAGCCCCTCGGTGCCCCCCACCTCCAGAACG TGTTCTGGGAATGTCTGGCTCACACACGAGGAGATGGAGAGTCTGGCCACCACGCCGCTCACG ACTCTGGCCTACGGGGACATGAACCACGAGTGGATCGGTAACGCCTGGCTGCCCAGCCTCGGTCTGCCTCAGTACCGCAGCTACTTCATGGAGTCGCTGGTGGACGCTCGTATGCTGGATCATCTGACCAAAAAAGACCTGCGCGGTCAGCTGAAGATGGTGGACAGCTTCCACAG gaaCAGTTTTCAGTGTGGTGTGATGTGTTTGAGACGGCTGAACTACGACAGGAAAGAGCTGGAGCGCAGGCGTGACGAGTCCCAGGTGGAGGTCAAAG atgTGCTGGTGTGGACGAGCGAGCGTGTGGTCAGCTGGGTCCAGGCCATCGGTCTGAAGGAGTATGCTGGGAATCTTCTGGAGAGCGGCGTTCACGGAGCGCTCCTCGCTCTGGACGAGTCCTTCGACCACAACGCCTTGGCGCTGCTGCTGCAGATCCCTACACAGTGCACACAG gcgagGGCAGTGCTGGAGCACGAGTACAGCCGTCTGCTGACCGCAGGAACCGAGCGGAGACTCGAGGAG GACGACGACAAGAACTTCCGCCGCACACCGTCCTGGAGGAAGAAGTTCAGGCCCAAAGACGTGCGCTCCGCAGACACACTGCCAGCCAGCTTCAGAGTGAACACTGCAGACGCACTGACCAAGAGACCACAGCTGgacg gaggtgtgtgtgttcagcGTCTGGACTCTGCTGCGGTCAGAACGTACTCCTGCTGA
- the LOC113118731 gene encoding liprin-alpha-1-like isoform X3 — MMCEVMPTISEAEVSSNGGGLGPGSPVQTDSEGHFESLMVSMLEERDRLLDTLRETQENLCVTQSKLHEISHERDSLQRQLNSALPQEFAALTKEVNLCREQLLEREEEISELKAERNNTRLLLEHLECLVSRHERSLRMTVVKRQAQSPAGVSSEVEVLKALKSLFEHHKALDEKVRERLRVALERCSMLEEQLTAAHKELVILKEQNSQKKVIGGSAEVNHSSGAALNTNGKQRLSDVSLGAEEDCGKDVELQEALDRQSKELLHMKERVASLCSRVSELEEDLDTARKDLIKSEDINSRLQRDLRESLAQKDDMEERITTLEKRYLAAQREATSVHDLNDKLENQIANKDSLVCQLEDRSRVLQERLELAEQKLQQTMRKAETLPEVEAELAQRVVALTKAEERHGNVEERLRQMEAQLEEKHQELLRARQREKMNEEHNKRLSETVDKLLSESNERLQLHLKERMTALEDKNALIRDLEHTKKLIEEAHHEKEQLLIQIESMRSEQERGRSRSNSLLHHGCGTPDFRFPVSVSALDSHCGGALVLRRPQKTRVSALREQPSKVQTLDEQEWDRLQQASVLASVAHAFESDLDVSDVEDDRETVFSSMDLLSPAGQADAQTLALMLQEQLDAINNEIRMIQEEKDSTALRAEEIEGRVGSGDDLDSRFRSIASLQPSFHSSSPPGSGHSTPRRPSHSPSRELDRMGVMTLPSDLRKHRRKCAQDDKATIRCETSPPSTPSSRRLHKGALHTSSHEDIRDVRGAGLQGGAGSNPSSSNSSQDSLNKAAKKKSIKSSIGRLFTKKEKSRASPGGKECPGPALAATPDGGSAQDALTLGKLGGPAEKNRKLQKKHELLEEACRRGLPFAQWDGPTVVVWLELWVGMPAWYVAACRANVKSGAIMSALSDTEIQREIGISNPLHRLKLRLAIQEIMSLTSPSVPPTSRTCSGNVWLTHEEMESLATTPLTEDEEASWAQTLAYGDMNHEWIGNAWLPSLGLPQYRSYFMESLVDARMLDHLTKKDLRGQLKMVDSFHRNSFQCGVMCLRRLNYDRKELERRRDESQVEVKDVLVWTSERVVSWVQAIGLKEYAGNLLESGVHGALLALDESFDHNALALLLQIPTQCTQARAVLEHEYSRLLTAGTERRLEEDDDKNFRRTPSWRKKFRPKDVRSADTLPASFRVNTADALTKRPQLDGGVCVQRLDSAAVRTYSC; from the exons atgatgtgcGAGGTGATGCCCACCATCAGCGAGGCGGAGGTCAGCAGTAACGGAGGCGGTCTGGGCCCCGGCTCTCCCGTGCAGACGGACTCTGAGGGCCACTTTGAGTCTCTGATGGTGTCTATGCTGGAGGAGAGAGACCGACTGCTGGACACGCTCCGAGAGACGCAGGAGAACCTGTGTGTGACGCAGAGCAAACTGCACGAGATCAGCCACGAGAGAGACTCGCTGCAGAGACAGCTCAACAGTGCCCTGCCGCAG GAGTTTGCAGCTCTTACGAAGGAAGTGAATCTGTGTCGAGAGCAGCTGCTGGAGCGAGAGGAGGAGATCTCCGAGCTCAAAGCAGAGAGAAACAACACACGC TTGTTGCTGGAGCATCTGGAGTGTCTGGTGTCTCGTCACGAGCGTTCTCTGAGGATGACTGTAGTCAAGCGTCAGGCTCAGTCTCCCGCCGGCGTCTCCAGTGAGGTGGAGGTGCTCAAGGCACTCAAATCTCTCTTCGAGCACCACAAAGCCCTGGATGAGAAG GTGAGAGAGCGTCTGCGTGTGGCTCTGGAGAGATGCAGTATGCTGGAGGAGCAGCTCACCGCCGCTCATAAAGAG CTGGTGATTCTCAAGGAGCAAAACAGTCAGAAGAAGGTGATTGGTGGATCAGCAGAAGTGAATCACAGCTCTGGTGCAGCACTGAACACTAATGGCAAG CAGCGCTTGTCAGACGTGTCTCTGGGTGCAGAGGAGGATTGTGGGAAGGACGTGGAGCTGCAGGAGGCTCTGGACAGACAGAGTAAGGAGCTCCTGCACATGAAGGAGCGTGTGGCGTCTCTGTGCAGCCGCGTCTCTGAGCTGGAGGAGGATCTGGACACGGCCCGGAAAGACCTCATCAAGTCTGAGGACATCAACAGCCGTCTGCAGAGAGACTTACGAGAG tctctggcTCAGAAGGATGACATGGAGGAGAGGATCACCACGCTGGAGAAGCGCTACCTCGCGGCTCAGAGAGAAGCCACGTCTGTCCATGACCTCAACGACAAACTGGAGAACCAGATCGCCAACAAGGACTCGCTGGTCTGCCAG ctggagGACAGGAGTCGTGTGCTGCAGGAGCGTCTGGAGCTGGCGGAGCAGAAGCTGCAGCAGACGATGCGTAAGGCCGAGACGCTGCCGGAGGTGGAGGCAGAGCTGGCTCAGAGGGTCGTGGCCCTCACTAAG GCGGAGGAGCGGCACGGGAACGTGGAGGAGCGTCTCAGACAGATGGAGGCTCAGCTGGAGGAGAAGCACCAGGAGCTGCTGAGG GCTCGTCAGCGGGAGAAGATGAACGAAGAGCACAACAAGCGTCTGTCGGAGACCGTGGACAAACTGCTGTCTGAGTCCAACGAGAGACTGCAGCTTCACCTGAAGGAGCGCATGACGGCGCTGGAGGACAAG aaCGCTCTGATCCGGGATCTGGAGCACACCAAGAAGCTGATAGAAGAGGCTCATCATGAGAAG GAGCAGCTGCTCATCCAGATCGAGAGCATGAGGAGTGAACAGGAGCGCGGCCGCAGCAGGAGCAACTCTCTGCTGCATCATGG GTGTGGCACGCCGGACTTCAGGTTCCCGGTGTCTGTGTCAGCGCTGGACAGTCACTGCGGCGGAGCGCTGGTGCTCAGACGACCGCAGAAGACCCGAGTGTCTGCGCTGAGAGAACAGCCCTCGAAG GTGCAGACGCTGGACGAGCAGGAGTGGGACCGTCTGCAGCAGGCTAGTGTTCTGGCTAGCGTAGCTCATGCGTTCGAGAGTGATCTGGACGTGTCAGACGTGGAGGACGACAGAGAGACGGTCTTCAGCTCCATGGACCTGCTGTCTCCTGCTGGACAGGCAGACGCTCAGACGCTCGCCCTGATGCTGCAGGAGCAGCTGGACGCCATCAACAACGAGATCCG catgaTCCAGGAGGAGAAGGACAGCACCGCACTGAGAGCTGAGGAGATCGAGGGTCGTGTGGGCAGTGGAGATGATCTGGACAGCCGCTTCCGCTCCATCGCGTCCCTGCAGCCCTCCTTCCACAGCTCCTCTCCACCCGGATCCGGTCACTCCACGCCCCGCCGGCCCTCACACAGCCCCAGCAGAGAGCTGGACCGCATGGGGGTCATGACCCTG CCTAGTGATTTGCGGAAGCATCGTAGGAAG tgtgctCAAGATGATAAAGCCACCATCAGATGTGAGACGTCTCCTCCCTCCACACCGTCCTCCAGGAGACTCCATAAAGGAGCGCTGCACACCTCCAGCCACGAGGACATCCGAGACGTGCGGGG agcCGGGCTGCAGGGCGGAGCGGGCAGTAATCCCAGCAGCAGTAACAGCAGTCAGGACTCACTCAACAAAGCAGCCAAGAAGAAGAGCATCAAGTCCTCCATCGGTCGACTGTTCACAAAGAAGGAGAAGAGCAGAGCCAGTCCGGGGGGGAAAGAGTGTCCTGGGCCAG cgCTGGCAGCTACACCTGATGGAGGAAGTGCACAGGACGCCCTGACTCTGGGGAAACTGGGCGGCCCTGCAGAGAAGAACCGAAAGCTGCAGAAGAA ACACGAGCTGCTGGAGGAAGCGTGTCGCCGGGGTCTGCCCTTCGCTCAGTGGGACGGTCCCACGGTGGTGGTGTGGCTCGAG CTGTGGGTGGGGATGCCGGCGTGGTACGTAGCGGCGTGCCGTGCTAACGTGAAGAGCGGAGCCATCATGTCTGCTCTGTCCGACACCGAGATCCAGCGTGAGATCGGCATCAGCAACCCTCTTCACCGCCTCAAACTACGCCTCGCCATCCAGGAGATCATGTCCCTCACCAGCCCCTCGGTGCCCCCCACCTCCAGAACG TGTTCTGGGAATGTCTGGCTCACACACGAGGAGATGGAGAGTCTGGCCACCACGCCGCTCACG GAGGACGAGGAGGCCAGCTGGGCCCAG ACTCTGGCCTACGGGGACATGAACCACGAGTGGATCGGTAACGCCTGGCTGCCCAGCCTCGGTCTGCCTCAGTACCGCAGCTACTTCATGGAGTCGCTGGTGGACGCTCGTATGCTGGATCATCTGACCAAAAAAGACCTGCGCGGTCAGCTGAAGATGGTGGACAGCTTCCACAG gaaCAGTTTTCAGTGTGGTGTGATGTGTTTGAGACGGCTGAACTACGACAGGAAAGAGCTGGAGCGCAGGCGTGACGAGTCCCAGGTGGAGGTCAAAG atgTGCTGGTGTGGACGAGCGAGCGTGTGGTCAGCTGGGTCCAGGCCATCGGTCTGAAGGAGTATGCTGGGAATCTTCTGGAGAGCGGCGTTCACGGAGCGCTCCTCGCTCTGGACGAGTCCTTCGACCACAACGCCTTGGCGCTGCTGCTGCAGATCCCTACACAGTGCACACAG gcgagGGCAGTGCTGGAGCACGAGTACAGCCGTCTGCTGACCGCAGGAACCGAGCGGAGACTCGAGGAG GACGACGACAAGAACTTCCGCCGCACACCGTCCTGGAGGAAGAAGTTCAGGCCCAAAGACGTGCGCTCCGCAGACACACTGCCAGCCAGCTTCAGAGTGAACACTGCAGACGCACTGACCAAGAGACCACAGCTGgacg gaggtgtgtgtgttcagcGTCTGGACTCTGCTGCGGTCAGAACGTACTCCTGCTGA
- the LOC113118731 gene encoding liprin-alpha-1-like isoform X7, with translation MMCEVMPTISEAEVSSNGGGLGPGSPVQTDSEGHFESLMVSMLEERDRLLDTLRETQENLCVTQSKLHEISHERDSLQRQLNSALPQEFAALTKEVNLCREQLLEREEEISELKAERNNTRLLLEHLECLVSRHERSLRMTVVKRQAQSPAGVSSEVEVLKALKSLFEHHKALDEKVRERLRVALERCSMLEEQLTAAHKELVILKEQNSQKKVIGGSAEVNHSSGAALNTNGKQRLSDVSLGAEEDCGKDVELQEALDRQSKELLHMKERVASLCSRVSELEEDLDTARKDLIKSEDINSRLQRDLRESLAQKDDMEERITTLEKRYLAAQREATSVHDLNDKLENQIANKDSLVCQLEDRSRVLQERLELAEQKLQQTMRKAETLPEVEAELAQRVVALTKAEERHGNVEERLRQMEAQLEEKHQELLRARQREKMNEEHNKRLSETVDKLLSESNERLQLHLKERMTALEDKNALIRDLEHTKKLIEEAHHEKEQLLIQIESMRSEQERGRSRSNSLLHHGCGTPDFRFPVSVSALDSHCGGALVLRRPQKTRVSALREQPSKVQTLDEQEWDRLQQASVLASVAHAFESDLDVSDVEDDRETVFSSMDLLSPAGQADAQTLALMLQEQLDAINNEIRMIQEEKDSTALRAEEIEGRVGSGDDLDSRFRSIASLQPSFHSSSPPGSGHSTPRRPSHSPSRELDRMGVMTLPSDLRKHRRKCAQDDKATIRCETSPPSTPSSRRLHKGALHTSSHEDIRDVRGAGLQGGAGSNPSSSNSSQDSLNKAAKKKSIKSSIGRLFTKKEKSRASPGGKECPGPALAATPDGGSAQDALTLGKLGGPAEKNRKLQKNPNSGHELLEEACRRGLPFAQWDGPTVVVWLELWVGMPAWYVAACRANVKSGAIMSALSDTEIQREIGISNPLHRLKLRLAIQEIMSLTSPSVPPTSRTTLAYGDMNHEWIGNAWLPSLGLPQYRSYFMESLVDARMLDHLTKKDLRGQLKMVDSFHRNSFQCGVMCLRRLNYDRKELERRRDESQVEVKDVLVWTSERVVSWVQAIGLKEYAGNLLESGVHGALLALDESFDHNALALLLQIPTQCTQARAVLEHEYSRLLTAGTERRLEEDDDKNFRRTPSWRKKFRPKDVRSADTLPASFRVNTADALTKRPQLDGGVCVQRLDSAAVRTYSC, from the exons atgatgtgcGAGGTGATGCCCACCATCAGCGAGGCGGAGGTCAGCAGTAACGGAGGCGGTCTGGGCCCCGGCTCTCCCGTGCAGACGGACTCTGAGGGCCACTTTGAGTCTCTGATGGTGTCTATGCTGGAGGAGAGAGACCGACTGCTGGACACGCTCCGAGAGACGCAGGAGAACCTGTGTGTGACGCAGAGCAAACTGCACGAGATCAGCCACGAGAGAGACTCGCTGCAGAGACAGCTCAACAGTGCCCTGCCGCAG GAGTTTGCAGCTCTTACGAAGGAAGTGAATCTGTGTCGAGAGCAGCTGCTGGAGCGAGAGGAGGAGATCTCCGAGCTCAAAGCAGAGAGAAACAACACACGC TTGTTGCTGGAGCATCTGGAGTGTCTGGTGTCTCGTCACGAGCGTTCTCTGAGGATGACTGTAGTCAAGCGTCAGGCTCAGTCTCCCGCCGGCGTCTCCAGTGAGGTGGAGGTGCTCAAGGCACTCAAATCTCTCTTCGAGCACCACAAAGCCCTGGATGAGAAG GTGAGAGAGCGTCTGCGTGTGGCTCTGGAGAGATGCAGTATGCTGGAGGAGCAGCTCACCGCCGCTCATAAAGAG CTGGTGATTCTCAAGGAGCAAAACAGTCAGAAGAAGGTGATTGGTGGATCAGCAGAAGTGAATCACAGCTCTGGTGCAGCACTGAACACTAATGGCAAG CAGCGCTTGTCAGACGTGTCTCTGGGTGCAGAGGAGGATTGTGGGAAGGACGTGGAGCTGCAGGAGGCTCTGGACAGACAGAGTAAGGAGCTCCTGCACATGAAGGAGCGTGTGGCGTCTCTGTGCAGCCGCGTCTCTGAGCTGGAGGAGGATCTGGACACGGCCCGGAAAGACCTCATCAAGTCTGAGGACATCAACAGCCGTCTGCAGAGAGACTTACGAGAG tctctggcTCAGAAGGATGACATGGAGGAGAGGATCACCACGCTGGAGAAGCGCTACCTCGCGGCTCAGAGAGAAGCCACGTCTGTCCATGACCTCAACGACAAACTGGAGAACCAGATCGCCAACAAGGACTCGCTGGTCTGCCAG ctggagGACAGGAGTCGTGTGCTGCAGGAGCGTCTGGAGCTGGCGGAGCAGAAGCTGCAGCAGACGATGCGTAAGGCCGAGACGCTGCCGGAGGTGGAGGCAGAGCTGGCTCAGAGGGTCGTGGCCCTCACTAAG GCGGAGGAGCGGCACGGGAACGTGGAGGAGCGTCTCAGACAGATGGAGGCTCAGCTGGAGGAGAAGCACCAGGAGCTGCTGAGG GCTCGTCAGCGGGAGAAGATGAACGAAGAGCACAACAAGCGTCTGTCGGAGACCGTGGACAAACTGCTGTCTGAGTCCAACGAGAGACTGCAGCTTCACCTGAAGGAGCGCATGACGGCGCTGGAGGACAAG aaCGCTCTGATCCGGGATCTGGAGCACACCAAGAAGCTGATAGAAGAGGCTCATCATGAGAAG GAGCAGCTGCTCATCCAGATCGAGAGCATGAGGAGTGAACAGGAGCGCGGCCGCAGCAGGAGCAACTCTCTGCTGCATCATGG GTGTGGCACGCCGGACTTCAGGTTCCCGGTGTCTGTGTCAGCGCTGGACAGTCACTGCGGCGGAGCGCTGGTGCTCAGACGACCGCAGAAGACCCGAGTGTCTGCGCTGAGAGAACAGCCCTCGAAG GTGCAGACGCTGGACGAGCAGGAGTGGGACCGTCTGCAGCAGGCTAGTGTTCTGGCTAGCGTAGCTCATGCGTTCGAGAGTGATCTGGACGTGTCAGACGTGGAGGACGACAGAGAGACGGTCTTCAGCTCCATGGACCTGCTGTCTCCTGCTGGACAGGCAGACGCTCAGACGCTCGCCCTGATGCTGCAGGAGCAGCTGGACGCCATCAACAACGAGATCCG catgaTCCAGGAGGAGAAGGACAGCACCGCACTGAGAGCTGAGGAGATCGAGGGTCGTGTGGGCAGTGGAGATGATCTGGACAGCCGCTTCCGCTCCATCGCGTCCCTGCAGCCCTCCTTCCACAGCTCCTCTCCACCCGGATCCGGTCACTCCACGCCCCGCCGGCCCTCACACAGCCCCAGCAGAGAGCTGGACCGCATGGGGGTCATGACCCTG CCTAGTGATTTGCGGAAGCATCGTAGGAAG tgtgctCAAGATGATAAAGCCACCATCAGATGTGAGACGTCTCCTCCCTCCACACCGTCCTCCAGGAGACTCCATAAAGGAGCGCTGCACACCTCCAGCCACGAGGACATCCGAGACGTGCGGGG agcCGGGCTGCAGGGCGGAGCGGGCAGTAATCCCAGCAGCAGTAACAGCAGTCAGGACTCACTCAACAAAGCAGCCAAGAAGAAGAGCATCAAGTCCTCCATCGGTCGACTGTTCACAAAGAAGGAGAAGAGCAGAGCCAGTCCGGGGGGGAAAGAGTGTCCTGGGCCAG cgCTGGCAGCTACACCTGATGGAGGAAGTGCACAGGACGCCCTGACTCTGGGGAAACTGGGCGGCCCTGCAGAGAAGAACCGAAAGCTGCAGAAGAA CCCAAACTCAGG ACACGAGCTGCTGGAGGAAGCGTGTCGCCGGGGTCTGCCCTTCGCTCAGTGGGACGGTCCCACGGTGGTGGTGTGGCTCGAG CTGTGGGTGGGGATGCCGGCGTGGTACGTAGCGGCGTGCCGTGCTAACGTGAAGAGCGGAGCCATCATGTCTGCTCTGTCCGACACCGAGATCCAGCGTGAGATCGGCATCAGCAACCCTCTTCACCGCCTCAAACTACGCCTCGCCATCCAGGAGATCATGTCCCTCACCAGCCCCTCGGTGCCCCCCACCTCCAGAACG ACTCTGGCCTACGGGGACATGAACCACGAGTGGATCGGTAACGCCTGGCTGCCCAGCCTCGGTCTGCCTCAGTACCGCAGCTACTTCATGGAGTCGCTGGTGGACGCTCGTATGCTGGATCATCTGACCAAAAAAGACCTGCGCGGTCAGCTGAAGATGGTGGACAGCTTCCACAG gaaCAGTTTTCAGTGTGGTGTGATGTGTTTGAGACGGCTGAACTACGACAGGAAAGAGCTGGAGCGCAGGCGTGACGAGTCCCAGGTGGAGGTCAAAG atgTGCTGGTGTGGACGAGCGAGCGTGTGGTCAGCTGGGTCCAGGCCATCGGTCTGAAGGAGTATGCTGGGAATCTTCTGGAGAGCGGCGTTCACGGAGCGCTCCTCGCTCTGGACGAGTCCTTCGACCACAACGCCTTGGCGCTGCTGCTGCAGATCCCTACACAGTGCACACAG gcgagGGCAGTGCTGGAGCACGAGTACAGCCGTCTGCTGACCGCAGGAACCGAGCGGAGACTCGAGGAG GACGACGACAAGAACTTCCGCCGCACACCGTCCTGGAGGAAGAAGTTCAGGCCCAAAGACGTGCGCTCCGCAGACACACTGCCAGCCAGCTTCAGAGTGAACACTGCAGACGCACTGACCAAGAGACCACAGCTGgacg gaggtgtgtgtgttcagcGTCTGGACTCTGCTGCGGTCAGAACGTACTCCTGCTGA